One Spinacia oleracea cultivar Varoflay chromosome 4, BTI_SOV_V1, whole genome shotgun sequence DNA segment encodes these proteins:
- the LOC130472060 gene encoding protein FAR1-RELATED SEQUENCE 5-like has protein sequence MGGNPPITIMTDQAPSIAAWIRNVFPDARHRLCTWHIGEISKKHIGQYRALDGFCDTFSYLLKMLTHYKCAENPWLKNLYTIREMWCPAYSKNYWSGGVLSSQCCETTNKSVSHRLNKTQGLCDFYHVFLDVISEWRSKQNGHDYRNWKGRPEVAAKNCRILLHARTIYTIEAYVLFEEQFLKGMACSQEEKRGNTTIEKSYYVWRPKKDLIKHEVRFNQETFVVDCTCQYFTEMGFLCSHLLRVYHAHCNPKIPNLYILKRWTKAAMCSHLVEDDGENSNIVATSVWREQTLRNFGRLVDASFPKPPLKYFRRVAVVDKM, from the exons ATGGGTGGAAATCCCCCAATAACCATTATGACAGACCAAGCTCCATCCATTGCTGCCTGGATAAGGAATGTTTTTCCAGATGCTAGACATAGATTATGTACATGGCATATTGGGGAGATTTCAAAGAAGCATATTGGGCAATATAGAGCTTTAGATGGTTTTTGTGACACTTTCAGTTATCTCCTGAA AATGTTGACTCACTATAAATGCGCTGAAAATCCATGGTTGAAGAATTTATATACAATCAGAGAGATGTGGTGTCCTGCTTATTCTAAGAACTATTGGTCTGGTGGTGTTTTATCATCACAATGTTGTGAAACTACCAACAAGTCAGTTTCCCATCGACTTAATAAGACACAAGGATTATGTGATTTTTATCATGTTTTTTTGGATGTTATTTCTGAGTGGAGGAGCAAACAGAATGGTCATGATTACAGAAATTGGAAAGGTAGACCAGAAGTTGCTGCTAAAAATTGCAGAATTCTTCTTCATGCGAGAACGATTTACACTATAGAAGCATATGTGTTGTTTGAAGAACAATTTCTTAAAGGGATGGCATGTTCTCAAGAAGAAAAACGCGGAAACACAACCATAGAGAAAAGTTATTATGTGTGGAGGCCTAAAAAAGACTTGATTAAACATGAAGTTCGGTTTAACCAAGAGACTTTTGTTGTGGATTGTACTTGTCAGTACTTTACTGAAATGGGTTTTTTATGTTCTCATTTGCTTCGTGTTTATCATGCGCATTGTAACCCAAAGATTCCCAATCTTTATATATTGAAGAGGTGGACAAAAGCGGCTATGTGCAGTCATTTGGTTGAAGATGATGGTGAAAATTCCAATATAGTCGCGACTTCTGTTTGGAGGGAACAAACCCTTAGGAATTTTGGTAGGCTG GTTGATGCTTCTTTTCCGAAGCCacctctaaaatattttagaagagTTGCTGTTGTTGATAAAATGTAG